A window of the Pelagicoccus enzymogenes genome harbors these coding sequences:
- a CDS encoding vWA domain-containing protein — protein MKNRHLLAFLLGLAPILAHLLTPSATAATPSDPTVTLTAELDYAQLSAEGNDTAILKVSLLPAHLRYNNDRPPLNLAIVLDRSGSMGGEKIEMAKRAVRRAFQTLQPNDYVSIVAYNNTARTLLPLTQVRHIHNPRAYIDRLHADGGTAIYAGVNLGAAQLRPALDDSSGINRILLLSDGLANEGPSDVRDFQLLGKSLSREGITVSTIGLGLGYNEDLMAGLSAAGQGNVYFVETANDLPRIFDSELGDASSIVAQNAVIEIECLHGFEPIRIIGRDGQVRGNRVTLDIKHLYAGQEKFALIEVRNPGGAAHSTQDIATITTRYQDIDSDKTYAVNKTATTTFAPNREQKEKSVNIEVQRQVVYNFIAEAQDEAVALADQGKLPAATAALSELDDWIATHNTVWQDAEIERKRSELESTTSTLEKQGLDNKSRKEMRSSSYQTRSQQKSY, from the coding sequence ATGAAAAATCGACACCTACTCGCCTTCCTGCTCGGACTCGCTCCGATCCTGGCCCATCTTCTCACACCCTCCGCCACTGCGGCCACCCCTAGCGACCCCACCGTCACTCTCACCGCCGAGCTCGACTACGCCCAGCTGTCAGCCGAGGGCAACGACACCGCCATCCTCAAGGTCAGCCTCCTGCCAGCCCACCTCCGCTACAACAACGATCGCCCGCCCCTCAATCTCGCCATCGTGCTGGATCGTTCCGGCTCCATGGGCGGCGAGAAGATCGAGATGGCGAAACGGGCCGTGCGCCGCGCCTTCCAGACCCTTCAACCCAACGACTACGTATCCATCGTGGCATACAACAACACCGCTAGGACGCTGCTTCCTCTCACTCAAGTCCGCCATATCCACAACCCGCGAGCCTACATCGATCGCCTGCACGCCGACGGCGGCACCGCCATCTACGCCGGCGTGAACCTCGGAGCCGCCCAACTGCGACCCGCCCTCGACGACAGCTCCGGCATCAATCGCATCTTGCTCCTCTCCGATGGGCTCGCCAACGAAGGCCCCTCCGACGTAAGGGATTTCCAACTACTCGGCAAGTCCCTCTCTCGCGAAGGCATCACCGTATCAACCATCGGTCTCGGCCTCGGATACAACGAAGACCTCATGGCCGGCCTCTCCGCAGCAGGACAAGGAAACGTCTACTTCGTAGAAACCGCCAACGACCTGCCACGCATCTTCGACTCCGAGCTCGGCGACGCCTCCAGCATCGTGGCCCAAAACGCCGTCATCGAAATCGAGTGCCTCCATGGCTTCGAGCCAATCCGCATCATCGGCCGCGACGGTCAAGTGCGAGGCAACCGCGTCACGCTAGACATCAAGCATCTCTACGCCGGCCAGGAAAAGTTCGCCCTCATCGAAGTCCGCAATCCAGGCGGAGCCGCCCACAGCACCCAGGACATCGCCACCATCACCACCCGCTACCAGGACATAGACTCCGACAAGACCTACGCCGTCAACAAAACCGCTACCACCACCTTCGCCCCCAATCGCGAACAGAAGGAAAAGTCCGTCAACATCGAGGTGCAGCGCCAAGTGGTCTATAACTTCATCGCCGAAGCGCAGGACGAAGCCGTCGCCCTCGCCGACCAGGGTAAACTCCCCGCCGCCACCGCAGCTCTCAGCGAGCTCGACGACTGGATCGCCACCCACAATACCGTCTGGCAAGACGCCGAAATCGAGCGCAAACGCAGCGAACTCGAGTCCACCACCAGCACGCTCGAGAAACAAGGCCTCGACAACAAGTCCCGCAAGGAGATGAGATCCTCCTCCTACCAAACCCGCTCCCAACAAAAGTCGTACTAA
- the prfB gene encoding peptide chain release factor 2 (programmed frameshift) — translation MIKPETKDLHDQIEKRAGYLWRYLDVDKKKIEIKELEEQMSAESFWNDQKAAQKVIAQANLAKGVVNGMSEFMSKLEDARAMEELLEEEGVDELSDEAEELHKAAEALKEELDELEIQCYLNKPHDRCNALLSINAGAGGTESCDWADLLYRMYTRWAERRGFKVEVIDMLPGEEAGLDKVTLRIVGENAFGYANAERGVHRLVRISPFDSQKRRHTSFCAVDVVAEIEDDIEIEVEAKDIREDTYRASGKGGQHVNKTDSAIRLTHLPTGIVVQCQNDRSQHKNRSTAMKMLKARLYERQEDEKRSAMEKMYGEKGEIGWGNQIRSYVFQPYQMVKDLRTGVETGNIQAVMDGDIDRFVSGWLRAGSPRSRNKEIQIED, via the exons ATGATCAAGCCCGAGACCAAGGACCTTCACGACCAGATTGAAAAGAGAGCCGGATACCTCTGGAGGTATCTT GACGTCGATAAGAAGAAGATCGAAATCAAGGAGCTCGAGGAGCAGATGAGCGCGGAGTCGTTCTGGAACGACCAGAAGGCGGCTCAAAAGGTGATTGCCCAAGCCAACTTGGCGAAGGGCGTGGTCAATGGGATGAGCGAATTCATGTCCAAGCTGGAAGACGCTCGGGCCATGGAAGAGTTGCTCGAGGAAGAGGGCGTGGACGAGCTTTCGGACGAGGCGGAGGAACTGCACAAGGCGGCCGAAGCCCTCAAGGAAGAGCTCGACGAGCTGGAGATCCAGTGCTACCTCAACAAGCCGCACGACCGCTGCAACGCATTGCTCAGCATCAATGCGGGAGCGGGCGGTACGGAGAGTTGCGATTGGGCGGACTTGCTCTACCGCATGTACACACGCTGGGCGGAGCGCCGGGGCTTCAAGGTCGAGGTCATCGACATGTTGCCGGGCGAAGAGGCAGGCTTGGACAAGGTTACCCTGCGGATCGTGGGCGAAAACGCTTTTGGCTATGCCAACGCGGAACGCGGGGTGCACCGACTTGTGCGTATCAGCCCCTTCGATTCGCAAAAGCGGCGCCACACCTCCTTTTGCGCGGTGGACGTGGTGGCCGAAATCGAGGACGACATCGAGATAGAGGTCGAGGCCAAGGACATCCGCGAGGACACTTACCGAGCCAGCGGCAAGGGGGGCCAGCACGTCAACAAGACGGACTCTGCCATTCGCCTTACCCACTTGCCGACCGGCATCGTGGTGCAGTGCCAAAACGACCGTTCGCAGCACAAGAACCGCTCCACCGCCATGAAGATGTTGAAAGCTCGCCTCTACGAACGACAGGAGGACGAGAAGCGCAGCGCTATGGAAAAGATGTACGGTGAAAAGGGTGAAATCGGCTGGGGCAACCAGATCCGCAGCTACGTATTCCAGCCGTACCAGATGGTGAAGGACCTCCGCACGGGCGTGGAGACTGGAAATATCCAAGCGGTGATGGATGGCGATATCGACCGTTTCGTTTCGGGTTGGCTACGGGCAGGCTCGCCTCGCTCCCGCAACAAGGAGATTCAAATCGAGGATTGA